In a single window of the Solea senegalensis isolate Sse05_10M linkage group LG1, IFAPA_SoseM_1, whole genome shotgun sequence genome:
- the kif1ab gene encoding kinesin-like protein KIF1A isoform X5 encodes MLLTILISVSHYLPVQEYVVCVCVCVSPQGSPAVPPDHTPTCIMAAASVKVAVRVRPFNSREIGKDSKCIIQMTGNTTTILNPKQPKENKSFNFDYSYWSHTTPEDINYASQMQVYRDIGEEMLLHAFEGYNVCIFAYGQTGAGKSYTMMGRQEQDQQGIIPLLCEDLFTKINGSNNDNNMSYSVEVSYMEIYCERVRDLLNPKNKGNLRVREHPLMGPYVEDLSKLAVTSYNDIQDLMDSGNKARTVAATNMNETSSRSHAVFNIIFTQKKRDMETDNSSEKVSKISLVDLAGSERADSTGAKGTRLKEGANINKSLTTLGKVISALAEQDSAPNKNKKKKKVENFIPYRDSVLTWLLRENLGGNSRTAMVAALSPADINYDETLSTLRYADRAKQIRCNAVINEDPNNRLVRELKEEVARLKDLLYAQGLGDIIETYRCTGPVITGLKYLCDYKNFVNNRQAVDQRGDLSTVTHAMTGMSPSPSISALSSRAGSITNLHDRIFSPASEETIERLKETEKIIAELNETWEEKLRRTEAIRMEREALLAEMGVAMREDGGTLGVFSPKKTPHLVNLNEDPLMSECLLYYIKDGTTKVGRENAKSRQDIVLSGHFIKDEHCTFSSTIGPQGEGCVILEPCEGSETYVNGKRVTSPIVLRSGNRIIMGKSHVFRFNDPEQARLERERTPCAETPVEPVDWAFAQRELLEKQGIDMKQEMEQRLQELEDQYRKEREEASNLLEQQRLDYESKLEALQKQVDSRYLESPEEEEEPEEEVPWTEHETELALWAFRKWRFYQFTSLRDLLWGNAIFLKEANAISVELKKKVQFQFVLLTDTLYSPLPPDLLPPCVAKERESRPFPQTIVAVEVQDQKNGATHYWTLEKLRQRLDLMREMYDRAAELPSSAVEDCDHALTGGDPFYDRFPWFRLVGRAFVYLSNLLYPVPLVHRVAIVSEKGEVKGFLRVAVQAISADEEAPDYGSGVRQSGTAKISFEDKHFEKFQTETCPGVMSHSNTLQEELRIVEGEGQNAEMGISVDEVNNNTCEATLESPSSPSKSLGLGLDLPLDLSPERALTHLRIGSTFTFRVTVLQASSISAEYADIFCQFNFIHRHDEAFSTEPLKNTGRGPPLGFYHVQNITVEVTKSFVEYIKTQPIVFEVFGHYQKQPFPPLCKDLISPLRPSRRQFPRVMPLSKPVPATKLSTLTRSTAGPCHAKYDLMVFFEICELEANGDYIPAVVDHRSGMPCHGTYLLHQGIQRRITVTIAHETGNDIEWKEVKELVIGRIRNTPEADETIIDPNILSLNILSSGYFWPKHDDNVSLGVDHRTFYRFEAAWDSSMHNSLLLNRVTPYREKIYITLSAYLEMENCTQPTVITKDFCMVFYSRDTKLPASRSIRNLFSTGCLRPSESNRVTGVYEVTLCHVADNGSPGMQRRRRRVLDTSVAYVRGEENLAGWRPRSDSLILDHQWELEKLSLLQEVEKTRHYLLLREKLEATLQAGQEVLYKSSDISDFAKSPVLSHSPSSSLTPESPNQRQRELAAKCLRLLMHTFNREYSQVSSSASESKLSEMSASLRRDSSSSGLSTLTPSSTCPSLVEGHYDFRHTEPCSEASTPDLDPYSPVDRKKALRGYSFVPDIQEIRVSPIVSKKGYLHFLEPHTSGWVKRYVVVRRPYVYLYRSERDSVERAVINLSSAKVEYSEDKQTLLRTPNTFAVCTEHRGILLQAANDKEMHDWLYAFNPLLAGTIRSKLSRRKSVQSVPSAQRM; translated from the exons ATGTTGCTGACAATTCTAATAAGTGTTTCTCATTATCTGCCTGTGCAGGAGTacgttgtctgtgtgtgtgtgtgtgtgtcgccacAAGGATCTCCAGCTGTTCCCCCTGATCACACACCCACCTGCATCATGGCAGCGGCGTCGGTGAAAGTCGCTGTGAGGGTTCGACCCTTTAACTCCAGAGAGATTGGGAAGGATAGTAAATGCATCATTCAGATGACGGGGAACACCACAA caatccTGAATCCAAAACagccaaaagaaaacaagagctTTAACTTTGACTATTCTTACTGGTCCCACACTACG CCAGAGGACATCAACTATGCGTCCCAGATGCAAGTGTACAGGGACATTGGAGAGGAGATGCTGCTCCATGCCTTTGAAGGCTACAACGTTTGCATATTTGCATATGGCCAGACAGGAGCAGGCAAAAGCTATACCATGATGGGACGACAGGAGCAGGACCAACAAGGAATCATTCCTCTG CTGTGCGAGGACCTCTTCACCAAAATCAATGGCAgcaataatgacaacaacatgTCTTACTCTGTGGAG GTGAGTTACATGGAGATTTACTGTGAGCGTGTGCGTGACCTGCTGAACCCCAAAAACAAAGGCAACCTGCGGGTCAGAGAGCATCCACTGATGGGACCCTATGTTGAAGATTTATCAAAACTAGCCGTCACCTCCTACAACGACATCCAGGACCTGATGGACTCTGGGAATAAAGCCAG GACTGTGGCTGCTACCAACATGAATGAGACCAGCAGTCGCTCCCACGCCGTCTTCAACATCATCTTCACACAGAAGAAACGCGACATGGAGACGGACAACAGTTCAGAAAAG GTCAGTAAGATCAGTCTGGTGGACTTGGCCGGCAGCGAGAGAGCCGACTCAACCGGAGCTAAAGGGACCAGACTGAAG GAAGGAGCAAACATCAACAAGTCTTTAACCACTCTGGGCAAAGTTATTTCTGCTCTAGCTGAACag GACTCTGCACCAAACAAG aacaagaaaaagaagaaggttgAAAATTTTATTCCATACAGAGATTCAGTCCTGACTTGGCTACTGAGGGAGAACTTAG gAGGAAACTCTCGCACTGCTATGGTGGCTGCCCTCAGCCCGGCTGATATCAACTATGATGAAACCCTTAGTACACTCCG GTACGCTGACCGCGCCAAACAGATTCGCTGCAATGCTGTGATCAACGAGGACCCCAACAACCGGCTGGTGCGTGAGCTGAAGGAGGAGGTGGCTCGACTCAAGGACCTGCTGTACGCACAGGGTCTGGGAGACATCATAGAGA CGTATCGCTGCACCGGCCCAGTCATCACTGGtttgaaat ACCTGTGCGATTATAAGAACTTTGTAAATAATCGCCAGGCTGTCGATCAAAGGGGTGATCTCTCCACAGTGACACACGCCATGACAGGAATGAGCCCGTCTCCCTCCATTTCGGCCCTGTCCAGCCGTGCCGGCTCCATCACCAACCTTCATGATCGCATCTTCAGCCCGGCCAGTGAAGAGACCATCGAGAGGCTCAAG GAAACTGAGAAAATCATTGCTGAGCTCAATGAAACCTGGGAGGAGAAGCTGCGTCGTACGGAGGCCATTCGCATGGAGAG AGAGGCCCTGCTGGCTGAGATGGGTGTTGCCATGAGAGAAGACGGAGGCACCTTGGGTGTCTTCTCCCCGAAAAAG ACGCCTCACCTGGTGAACCTGAACGAAGACCCACTGATGTCTGAGTGTCTTCTCTATTACATTAAAGATGGCACTACAAA GGTTGGCCGTGAAAATGCCAAGAGTCGCCAAGACATTGTTCTCAGTGGCCATTTCATCAAAGATGAGCACTGCACATTCAGCAGCACCATAGGCCCTCAGGGAGAAG GATGTGTCATCCTTGAGCCATGCGAGGGATCAGAGACATATGTCAATGGGAAGAGAGTGACCTCACCTATTGTTCTGCGATCAG GGAATCGAATCATAATGGGAAAGAGCCACGTGTTTCGCTTCAACGACCCAGAGCAGGCTCGCCTGGAGCGAGAGAGGACGCCGTGCGCTGAGACGCCCGTGGAACCCGTCGACTGGGCCTTTGCTCAGAGAGAGCTGCTGGAGAAACAAGGCATCGACATGAAGCAGGAGATGGAGCAGAG GCTTCAGGAACTGGAGGATCAGTACCgtaaagaaagagaggaagccaGTAACCTGCTAGAACAGCAGAGACTG GACTATGAAAGTAAACTGGAGGCTCTTCAGAAACAGGTGGACTCTCGGTACCTGGAGTcacctgaggaagaggaggagcctgaaGAGGAAG TGCCTTGGACAGAGCATGAGACCGAGTTGGCTCTGTGGGCTTTCAGAAAGTGGCGTTTCTATCAGTTCACCTCTCTCAGAGATCTGCTTTGGGGCAATGCCATCTTTCTCAAGGAGGCCAACGCTATAAGCgtggagctgaagaagaag GTTCAGTTCCAGTTTGTCTTGTTGACGGACACTCTCTACTCCCCGTTGCCTCCTGACCTGCTGCCACCCTGTGTGGCCAAGGAGCGAGAAAGCAGACCTTTCCCTCAGACAATAGTGGCTGTGGAGGTGCAGGATCAGAAGAATGGAGCAACGCATTACTGGACTCTAGAGAAACTCAG ACAGAGGCTGGACCTGATGAGAGAAATGTATGACCGTGCTGCAGAACTCCCCAGCAGTGCTGTGGAGGACTGCGACCACGCCCTGACCGGAGGCGACCCCTTCTATGATCGCTTCCCCTGGTTCCGTCTTGTCGGCAG GGCTTTTGTGTACCTGAGTAACTTGCTGTACCCAGTACCACTGGTGCATCGTGTGGCCATTGTCAGTGAGAAAGGGGAAGTGAAAGGCTTCCTCAGAGTTGCTGTGCAGGCCATCTCAG CTGATGAGGAGGCCCCTGATTATGGCTCTGGTGTGAGGCAGTCTGGCACTGCCAAAATCTCCTTTGAAGACAAACATTTTGAGAAG TTCCAGACAGAGACGTGTCCTGGTGTTATGTCGCACTCCAACACCTTGCAGGAGGAGCTGAGAATTGTGGAGGGAGAAGGACAAAATGCTGAGATGGGAATCTCTGTGGACgaagtcaacaacaacacttgtgAAG CCACACTGGAGTCTCCTAGCAGCCCATCCAAGAGTTTAGGTCTGGGTCTGGATCTTCCTCTGGACCTCTCTCCAGAGAGAGCGCTGACCCACCTGAGGATTGGCAGCACCTTTACCTTCAGAGTCACCGTCTTACAGGCATCCAGCATCTCAGCAGAGTATGCCGACATCTTCTGCCAGTTCAA TTTCATCCACCGTCATGACGAGGCTTTCTCCACGGAACCCCTGAAGAACACAGGCAGAGGACCTCCGCTTGGTTTCTACCACGTACAAAAT ATCACAGTGGAGGTGACCAAGTCTTTTGTGGAGTACATAAAGACTCAGCCAATCGTCTTTGAGGTGTTTGGTCATTATCAGAAACAACCCTTCCCTCCACTCTGCAAAGACCTGATCAG TCCACTGAGACCTTCCAGGAGACAGTTCCCCAGGGTGATGCCCTTATCCAAACCAG TGCCAGCCACAAAGCTCAGCACTTTGACTCGCTCCACTGCGGGACCATGCCACGCCAAATATGACCTCATGGTCTTCTTTGAGATCTGCGAGCTGGAGGCCAACGGGGA CTACATACCTGCTGTTGTTGACCACAGAAGTGGGATGCCCTGTCATGGCACGTACCTCTTACATCAG GGCATTCAGAGGAGGATCACAGTCACCATTGCTcatgaaacaggaaatgacatagAGTGGAAAGAGGTGAAAGAGCTGGTCATTG gTCGCATTCGAAACACACCAGAGGCCGATGAGACCATCATAGACCCCAACATTCTTTCCCTCAACATCCTGTCGTCTGGATACTTCTGGCCTAAGCATGATGACAA CGTCTCATTGGGAGTAGATCATAG AACGTTCTACCGGTTTGAGGCAGCGTGGGACAGTTCCATGCACAACTCTCTGCTCTTGAACAGAGTCACTCCCTACAGGGAGAAGATCTACATCACACTCTCTGCTTATTTGGag ATGGAGAACTGCACACAACCGACAGTGATCACCAAAGATTTTTGCATGGTTTTTTACTCTCGCGACACAAAGCTGCCGGCCTCTCGCTCCATCAGAAATCTCTTCAGCACTGGCTGCCTCCGTCCCTCTGAGAG TAACCGTGTCACAGGAGTTTATGAAGTCACTCTCTGTCACGTGGCAGACAATGGAAGTCCAg GCATGCAGCGCCGCCGCAGGCGTGTGCTGGATACTTCGGTGGCGTACGTCCGAGGAGAGGAGAACCTGGCTGGATGGAGGCCTCGCAGTGACAGTCTCATCCTTGACCACCAGTGGGAGCTGGAGAAACTCAGCTTACTGCAGGAG GTGGAGAAGACCCGACACTACCTGCTGCTGAGGGAGAAGCTGGAGGCGACTCTGCAGGCCGGACAGGAAGTGCTGTATAAAAGCAGTGACATCAGCGACTTCGCAAAGAGTCCCGTCCTCAGCCACAGTCCGAGCAGCAGCCTCACCCCCGAGAGCCCCAACCAGAGGCAGAGGGAGCTGGCGGCCAAG tGTTTGCGTCTGCTGATGCACACCTTCAACAGAGAGTACAGCCAGGTGAGCAGCAGTGCCAGTGAGAGCAAG ctgtCTGAGATGTCTGCATCTTTAAGGAGGGACTCATCATCGTCTGGACTGAGCACGCTTACTCCGTCCTCTACCTGCCCATCACTGGTCGAAGGACACTATGACTTTAG GCATACTGAACCCTGTTCCGAGGCGTCAACTCCAGATCTGGACCCGTACAGCCCAGTGGACAGAAAGAAAGCTCTCAGAGGATACAGCTTTGTACCTGACATACAGGAAATACGTGTCAG CCCCATTGTGTCAAAGAAGGGCTACTTGCATTTCCTTGAGCCCCACACCAGTGGCTGGGTGAAGCGTTACGTGGTGGTGCGCAGGCCCTACGTCTACCTGTACCGcagcgagagagacagtgtgGAGAGAGCCGTCATCAACCTGTCCTCGGCAAAGGTGGAATACAGTGAGGACAAACAAACCTTACTACGG ACTCCCAACACGTTTGCTGTGTGCACTGAACATCGCGGGATCCTGCTGCAGGCTGCCAATGACAAAGAGATGCATGACTGGCTGTATGCTTTCAACCCTCTGTTAGCAGGGACTATCAG GTCAAAGCTCTCTCGGAGAAAGTCGGTGCAGTCGGTTCCGTCTGCTCAGAGGATGTGA
- the kif1ab gene encoding kinesin-like protein KIF1A isoform X7, whose product MLLTILISVSHYLPVQEYVVCVCVCVSPQGSPAVPPDHTPTCIMAAASVKVAVRVRPFNSREIGKDSKCIIQMTGNTTTILNPKQPKENKSFNFDYSYWSHTTPEDINYASQMQVYRDIGEEMLLHAFEGYNVCIFAYGQTGAGKSYTMMGRQEQDQQGIIPLLCEDLFTKINGSNNDNNMSYSVEVSYMEIYCERVRDLLNPKNKGNLRVREHPLMGPYVEDLSKLAVTSYNDIQDLMDSGNKARTVAATNMNETSSRSHAVFNIIFTQKKRDMETDNSSEKVSKISLVDLAGSERADSTGAKGTRLKEGANINKSLTTLGKVISALAEQDSAPNKNKKKKKVENFIPYRDSVLTWLLRENLGGNSRTAMVAALSPADINYDETLSTLRYADRAKQIRCNAVINEDPNNRLVRELKEEVARLKDLLYAQGLGDIIEMTHAMTGMSPSPSISALSSRAGSITNLHDRIFSPASEETIERLKETEKIIAELNETWEEKLRRTEAIRMEREALLAEMGVAMREDGGTLGVFSPKKTPHLVNLNEDPLMSECLLYYIKDGTTKVGRENAKSRQDIVLSGHFIKDEHCTFSSTIGPQGEGCVILEPCEGSETYVNGKRVTSPIVLRSGNRIIMGKSHVFRFNDPEQARLERERTPCAETPVEPVDWAFAQRELLEKQGIDMKQEMEQRLQELEDQYRKEREEASNLLEQQRLDYESKLEALQKQVDSRYLESPEEEEEPEEEVPWTEHETELALWAFRKWRFYQFTSLRDLLWGNAIFLKEANAISVELKKKVQFQFVLLTDTLYSPLPPDLLPPCVAKERESRPFPQTIVAVEVQDQKNGATHYWTLEKLRQRLDLMREMYDRAAELPSSAVEDCDHALTGGDPFYDRFPWFRLVGRAFVYLSNLLYPVPLVHRVAIVSEKGEVKGFLRVAVQAISADEEAPDYGSGVRQSGTAKISFEDKHFEKFQTETCPGVMSHSNTLQEELRIVEGEGQNAEMGISVDEVNNNTCEGKRATLESPSSPSKSLGLGLDLPLDLSPERALTHLRIGSTFTFRVTVLQASSISAEYADIFCQFNFIHRHDEAFSTEPLKNTGRGPPLGFYHVQNITVEVTKSFVEYIKTQPIVFEVFGHYQKQPFPPLCKDLISPLRPSRRQFPRVMPLSKPVPATKLSTLTRSTAGPCHAKYDLMVFFEICELEANGDYIPAVVDHRSGMPCHGTYLLHQGIQRRITVTIAHETGNDIEWKEVKELVIGRIRNTPEADETIIDPNILSLNILSSGYFWPKHDDNVSLGVDHRTFYRFEAAWDSSMHNSLLLNRVTPYREKIYITLSAYLEMENCTQPTVITKDFCMVFYSRDTKLPASRSIRNLFSTGCLRPSESNRVTGVYEVTLCHVADNGSPGMQRRRRRVLDTSVAYVRGEENLAGWRPRSDSLILDHQWELEKLSLLQEVEKTRHYLLLREKLEATLQAGQEVLYKSSDISDFAKSPVLSHSPSSSLTPESPNQRQRELAAKCLRLLMHTFNREYSQVSSSASESKLSEMSASLRRDSSSSGLSTLTPSSTCPSLVEGHYDFRHTEPCSEASTPDLDPYSPVDRKKALRGYSFVPDIQEIRVSPIVSKKGYLHFLEPHTSGWVKRYVVVRRPYVYLYRSERDSVERAVINLSSAKVEYSEDKQTLLRTPNTFAVCTEHRGILLQAANDKEMHDWLYAFNPLLAGTIRSKLSRRKSVQSVPSAQRM is encoded by the exons ATGTTGCTGACAATTCTAATAAGTGTTTCTCATTATCTGCCTGTGCAGGAGTacgttgtctgtgtgtgtgtgtgtgtgtcgccacAAGGATCTCCAGCTGTTCCCCCTGATCACACACCCACCTGCATCATGGCAGCGGCGTCGGTGAAAGTCGCTGTGAGGGTTCGACCCTTTAACTCCAGAGAGATTGGGAAGGATAGTAAATGCATCATTCAGATGACGGGGAACACCACAA caatccTGAATCCAAAACagccaaaagaaaacaagagctTTAACTTTGACTATTCTTACTGGTCCCACACTACG CCAGAGGACATCAACTATGCGTCCCAGATGCAAGTGTACAGGGACATTGGAGAGGAGATGCTGCTCCATGCCTTTGAAGGCTACAACGTTTGCATATTTGCATATGGCCAGACAGGAGCAGGCAAAAGCTATACCATGATGGGACGACAGGAGCAGGACCAACAAGGAATCATTCCTCTG CTGTGCGAGGACCTCTTCACCAAAATCAATGGCAgcaataatgacaacaacatgTCTTACTCTGTGGAG GTGAGTTACATGGAGATTTACTGTGAGCGTGTGCGTGACCTGCTGAACCCCAAAAACAAAGGCAACCTGCGGGTCAGAGAGCATCCACTGATGGGACCCTATGTTGAAGATTTATCAAAACTAGCCGTCACCTCCTACAACGACATCCAGGACCTGATGGACTCTGGGAATAAAGCCAG GACTGTGGCTGCTACCAACATGAATGAGACCAGCAGTCGCTCCCACGCCGTCTTCAACATCATCTTCACACAGAAGAAACGCGACATGGAGACGGACAACAGTTCAGAAAAG GTCAGTAAGATCAGTCTGGTGGACTTGGCCGGCAGCGAGAGAGCCGACTCAACCGGAGCTAAAGGGACCAGACTGAAG GAAGGAGCAAACATCAACAAGTCTTTAACCACTCTGGGCAAAGTTATTTCTGCTCTAGCTGAACag GACTCTGCACCAAACAAG aacaagaaaaagaagaaggttgAAAATTTTATTCCATACAGAGATTCAGTCCTGACTTGGCTACTGAGGGAGAACTTAG gAGGAAACTCTCGCACTGCTATGGTGGCTGCCCTCAGCCCGGCTGATATCAACTATGATGAAACCCTTAGTACACTCCG GTACGCTGACCGCGCCAAACAGATTCGCTGCAATGCTGTGATCAACGAGGACCCCAACAACCGGCTGGTGCGTGAGCTGAAGGAGGAGGTGGCTCGACTCAAGGACCTGCTGTACGCACAGGGTCTGGGAGACATCATAGAGA TGACACACGCCATGACAGGAATGAGCCCGTCTCCCTCCATTTCGGCCCTGTCCAGCCGTGCCGGCTCCATCACCAACCTTCATGATCGCATCTTCAGCCCGGCCAGTGAAGAGACCATCGAGAGGCTCAAG GAAACTGAGAAAATCATTGCTGAGCTCAATGAAACCTGGGAGGAGAAGCTGCGTCGTACGGAGGCCATTCGCATGGAGAG AGAGGCCCTGCTGGCTGAGATGGGTGTTGCCATGAGAGAAGACGGAGGCACCTTGGGTGTCTTCTCCCCGAAAAAG ACGCCTCACCTGGTGAACCTGAACGAAGACCCACTGATGTCTGAGTGTCTTCTCTATTACATTAAAGATGGCACTACAAA GGTTGGCCGTGAAAATGCCAAGAGTCGCCAAGACATTGTTCTCAGTGGCCATTTCATCAAAGATGAGCACTGCACATTCAGCAGCACCATAGGCCCTCAGGGAGAAG GATGTGTCATCCTTGAGCCATGCGAGGGATCAGAGACATATGTCAATGGGAAGAGAGTGACCTCACCTATTGTTCTGCGATCAG GGAATCGAATCATAATGGGAAAGAGCCACGTGTTTCGCTTCAACGACCCAGAGCAGGCTCGCCTGGAGCGAGAGAGGACGCCGTGCGCTGAGACGCCCGTGGAACCCGTCGACTGGGCCTTTGCTCAGAGAGAGCTGCTGGAGAAACAAGGCATCGACATGAAGCAGGAGATGGAGCAGAG GCTTCAGGAACTGGAGGATCAGTACCgtaaagaaagagaggaagccaGTAACCTGCTAGAACAGCAGAGACTG GACTATGAAAGTAAACTGGAGGCTCTTCAGAAACAGGTGGACTCTCGGTACCTGGAGTcacctgaggaagaggaggagcctgaaGAGGAAG TGCCTTGGACAGAGCATGAGACCGAGTTGGCTCTGTGGGCTTTCAGAAAGTGGCGTTTCTATCAGTTCACCTCTCTCAGAGATCTGCTTTGGGGCAATGCCATCTTTCTCAAGGAGGCCAACGCTATAAGCgtggagctgaagaagaag GTTCAGTTCCAGTTTGTCTTGTTGACGGACACTCTCTACTCCCCGTTGCCTCCTGACCTGCTGCCACCCTGTGTGGCCAAGGAGCGAGAAAGCAGACCTTTCCCTCAGACAATAGTGGCTGTGGAGGTGCAGGATCAGAAGAATGGAGCAACGCATTACTGGACTCTAGAGAAACTCAG ACAGAGGCTGGACCTGATGAGAGAAATGTATGACCGTGCTGCAGAACTCCCCAGCAGTGCTGTGGAGGACTGCGACCACGCCCTGACCGGAGGCGACCCCTTCTATGATCGCTTCCCCTGGTTCCGTCTTGTCGGCAG GGCTTTTGTGTACCTGAGTAACTTGCTGTACCCAGTACCACTGGTGCATCGTGTGGCCATTGTCAGTGAGAAAGGGGAAGTGAAAGGCTTCCTCAGAGTTGCTGTGCAGGCCATCTCAG CTGATGAGGAGGCCCCTGATTATGGCTCTGGTGTGAGGCAGTCTGGCACTGCCAAAATCTCCTTTGAAGACAAACATTTTGAGAAG TTCCAGACAGAGACGTGTCCTGGTGTTATGTCGCACTCCAACACCTTGCAGGAGGAGCTGAGAATTGTGGAGGGAGAAGGACAAAATGCTGAGATGGGAATCTCTGTGGACgaagtcaacaacaacacttgtgAAGGcaagaggg CCACACTGGAGTCTCCTAGCAGCCCATCCAAGAGTTTAGGTCTGGGTCTGGATCTTCCTCTGGACCTCTCTCCAGAGAGAGCGCTGACCCACCTGAGGATTGGCAGCACCTTTACCTTCAGAGTCACCGTCTTACAGGCATCCAGCATCTCAGCAGAGTATGCCGACATCTTCTGCCAGTTCAA TTTCATCCACCGTCATGACGAGGCTTTCTCCACGGAACCCCTGAAGAACACAGGCAGAGGACCTCCGCTTGGTTTCTACCACGTACAAAAT ATCACAGTGGAGGTGACCAAGTCTTTTGTGGAGTACATAAAGACTCAGCCAATCGTCTTTGAGGTGTTTGGTCATTATCAGAAACAACCCTTCCCTCCACTCTGCAAAGACCTGATCAG TCCACTGAGACCTTCCAGGAGACAGTTCCCCAGGGTGATGCCCTTATCCAAACCAG TGCCAGCCACAAAGCTCAGCACTTTGACTCGCTCCACTGCGGGACCATGCCACGCCAAATATGACCTCATGGTCTTCTTTGAGATCTGCGAGCTGGAGGCCAACGGGGA CTACATACCTGCTGTTGTTGACCACAGAAGTGGGATGCCCTGTCATGGCACGTACCTCTTACATCAG GGCATTCAGAGGAGGATCACAGTCACCATTGCTcatgaaacaggaaatgacatagAGTGGAAAGAGGTGAAAGAGCTGGTCATTG gTCGCATTCGAAACACACCAGAGGCCGATGAGACCATCATAGACCCCAACATTCTTTCCCTCAACATCCTGTCGTCTGGATACTTCTGGCCTAAGCATGATGACAA CGTCTCATTGGGAGTAGATCATAG AACGTTCTACCGGTTTGAGGCAGCGTGGGACAGTTCCATGCACAACTCTCTGCTCTTGAACAGAGTCACTCCCTACAGGGAGAAGATCTACATCACACTCTCTGCTTATTTGGag ATGGAGAACTGCACACAACCGACAGTGATCACCAAAGATTTTTGCATGGTTTTTTACTCTCGCGACACAAAGCTGCCGGCCTCTCGCTCCATCAGAAATCTCTTCAGCACTGGCTGCCTCCGTCCCTCTGAGAG TAACCGTGTCACAGGAGTTTATGAAGTCACTCTCTGTCACGTGGCAGACAATGGAAGTCCAg GCATGCAGCGCCGCCGCAGGCGTGTGCTGGATACTTCGGTGGCGTACGTCCGAGGAGAGGAGAACCTGGCTGGATGGAGGCCTCGCAGTGACAGTCTCATCCTTGACCACCAGTGGGAGCTGGAGAAACTCAGCTTACTGCAGGAG GTGGAGAAGACCCGACACTACCTGCTGCTGAGGGAGAAGCTGGAGGCGACTCTGCAGGCCGGACAGGAAGTGCTGTATAAAAGCAGTGACATCAGCGACTTCGCAAAGAGTCCCGTCCTCAGCCACAGTCCGAGCAGCAGCCTCACCCCCGAGAGCCCCAACCAGAGGCAGAGGGAGCTGGCGGCCAAG tGTTTGCGTCTGCTGATGCACACCTTCAACAGAGAGTACAGCCAGGTGAGCAGCAGTGCCAGTGAGAGCAAG ctgtCTGAGATGTCTGCATCTTTAAGGAGGGACTCATCATCGTCTGGACTGAGCACGCTTACTCCGTCCTCTACCTGCCCATCACTGGTCGAAGGACACTATGACTTTAG GCATACTGAACCCTGTTCCGAGGCGTCAACTCCAGATCTGGACCCGTACAGCCCAGTGGACAGAAAGAAAGCTCTCAGAGGATACAGCTTTGTACCTGACATACAGGAAATACGTGTCAG CCCCATTGTGTCAAAGAAGGGCTACTTGCATTTCCTTGAGCCCCACACCAGTGGCTGGGTGAAGCGTTACGTGGTGGTGCGCAGGCCCTACGTCTACCTGTACCGcagcgagagagacagtgtgGAGAGAGCCGTCATCAACCTGTCCTCGGCAAAGGTGGAATACAGTGAGGACAAACAAACCTTACTACGG ACTCCCAACACGTTTGCTGTGTGCACTGAACATCGCGGGATCCTGCTGCAGGCTGCCAATGACAAAGAGATGCATGACTGGCTGTATGCTTTCAACCCTCTGTTAGCAGGGACTATCAG GTCAAAGCTCTCTCGGAGAAAGTCGGTGCAGTCGGTTCCGTCTGCTCAGAGGATGTGA